The DNA region GCTCGGACTCACGGGTCGCCGCCGAGATCATCTTCGACCAGGGCCTCGGCGACCTCTTCGTCGTGCGGACCGCGGGGCACGTGGTCGACACGACGGTGATCGGCTCGATCGAGTACGGCGTGAACATCCTGAACGCACCTCTCGTGATCGTGCTCGGACACGACTCGTGCGGTGCTGTCGGCGCCGCGGCGGAGGCCCTGACCACAGGTCGGATGCCCGCCGGCTTCGTCCGCGCGATCGTCGACCGCGTGATCCCGAGCATCGTCCACCTGCCCCGGCAGGCCGGGGCCGACAGTGCCGACAGTGCCGACCGGGCCGACAATGCCGACAGTGCCGACAGTGCCGGGGGCGATCCGGTGGACGCCGGTCGGCCGATGCTGGTGCCCACGGCGGAGATCCTCGGTCGGGAGCACGTCCGGCACACCGTGCGGATGCTGCAGAGCTACTCGGCCGGCCTGTCCGACGCCGTCGCGCAGGGCCGGTGCGCGATCGTCGGGCTCGAGTACACGCTTGCCGACGGCCGCGTCCGCCTCGTCGAGTCGTCGGGCCCCCTGGCCCTGTGACCTGCACCCGGCCGGAGCGCGGCCACCCGGCGCGGCCGGACCGCGGCCGGTGTCCGACCGATGGGAGACTGAGGACATGACCGACGACGCGACGACACCCGCACCCGCTGCACCCACGGCAGTCGCAGCACCCACGGCAGCCGCAGCGCCTGCCGGCTTCCGCATCGAGCACGACACGATGGGCGACGTCCTCGTGCCGGTCGACGCGCTGTACCGCGCGCAGACCCAGCGAGCCGTGGAGAACTTCCCGATCTCCGGCACGCGCCTCGAGCGGAGCCACATCGAGGCCCTCGCGCGGATCAAGAAGGCCGCGGCGCTGGCCAACGCGGCACTCGGCGTGCTGCCCGACGACGTGGCCCGGGCGATCGCCGCTGCCGCGGACGAGGTCGCCGGTGGCGCGCACGACGCGCAGTTCCCGGTCGACATCTACCAGACCGGCTCGGGGACGTCGTCGAACATGAACGCCAACGAGGTCATCGCGACCCTCGCCACGCGGCACCTCGGCCGTCCGGTCCACCCCAACGACCACGTCAACGCCTCGCAGTCCTCCAACGACGTCTTCCCGACGTCGGTCCACGTCGCGGCGACCGCCGGCATCGTGCGCGACCTGGTGCCGGCCCTCCAGCACCTCGCCACGACCCTCGAGGCGAAGGCGAGCGAGTTCTCCGGCGTCGTGAAGTCGGGCCGGACACACCTGATGGACGCCACCCCGGTCACCCTCGGCCAGGAGTTCGGCGGCTACGCGGCTGCCGTGCGCTACGGCGTCGAGCGCCTCATCGCGACCCTCCCGCGCGCCGCCGAGGTGCCGCTCGGCGGGACCGCGGTCGGCACCGGGATCAACACCCCGGCCGGGTTCCCCCACCGTGTGATCGAGCTGCTGCGGGCTGACACCGGCCTTCCCCTGCGTGAGGCCCGCGACCACTTCGAGGCCCAGGGTGCGCGCGACGGGCTGGTCGAGCTGTCCGGCGCGTTGCGCACCATCGCCGTCTCGCTGACCAAGATCTGCAACGACCTGCGCTGGATGGGCTCGGGGCCCAACACGGGCCTCGGCGAGATCTCCCTGCCTGACCTGCAGCCGGGTTCGTCGATCATGCCGGGCAAGGTCAACCCCGTGATCCCCGAGGCCGTGCTCATGGTCGCGGCGCGGGTGGTCGGCAACGATGCGACCGTCGCCTGGGCCGGCGCGAGCGGCTCGTTCGAGCTCAACGTCCAGATCCCGGTGATCGCCCAGGGTGTCCTGGAGTCGATCCGCCTGCTCGCCAACGCCTCCCGGCTGCTGGCCGACCGGACCGTCGAGGGCATCGTCGCCAACGTCGAGCGGGCTCGCGCCTACGCCGAGTCGTCGCCGTCGATCGTCACCCCGCTCAACCGGGTGATCGGCTACGAGGCTGCCGCCACAGTCGCCAAGCACGCCGTCGCGCACGGCGTGACGGTTCGGCAGGCGGTCGTCGACCTCGGCTTCGTGCAGCGCGGGGAGGTCAGCGAGGCTCAGCTCGACGAGGCTCTCGACGTCCTGTCGATGACGAGGCCACCGCGGGTCTGAGCCTGACCGCAGGTCTGCGCCTCGCCGCGGGGTGTCACTCGCCGCGGGTCTGAGCCTGACCGCAGCGACCCGGCGGCGTCAGCCGACCGTCACACGCAGACTGGTGTGGGCCGGATCGACCCGGCCGGTGTCGGCCTCGGCCGTCGACCCCCGGTACGCGTACTGGAGCTCGATCGTCGTCGTCCCCGGGCCGACCGCCTCGAAGGCGTAGGCGAGCGTGCTGGGCCCGCCCACCTCGCCCTCGTCCCCGAGGTACTCCGAACGAACCTCGGCGGCGCCGAGAACGGCCGGATCAGCTTCGACGACGAGGTCCCAGCCGTCCCCGACCGAGGCGTTGACCGTGCCGAGGTCCACCACCAGCAGGTCGCCGACCTCGAGGGCGACAGCCTGCGCGGCGAAGTCCACAGTGACGGTGCGTCCGTCGGACCCGTCCGAGCAGCCGGCGGTGCCCGCGATGACGAGCAGCAGCGGGGCGATCAGGACGACGGCTCGGCGCATGGTGGACACGGGGGCAGTCAACCAGCCCGACAGGCGAGACGTCGCCGCGTCCGGCGTGCCCCGACGGCCCGCACCCCTGAGATCCGGGCCCGGGCCACCGGGTCAGGCGTCGACCAGCACGAACTCCGCGACGCCGGCCGAGAGCTCCGATGCGACGCCGGCCAGCGCGAACACAGCCTGCCCCACCTCGAGCGAACCCGATCGGGTCAGGGCAGCCGTCCGCGCGACCTCCGAGACGGCACCGGCGATGTCCGTCGAGCTGCCCGCCGCAACCAGCAGGTTGCGCTCGACCTCCGAGGTGGTCGTGGCCTGCTCCTCGACGATGGCGGCCATCGAGGACTGGTGCTCGTCGACAGTGGTGATCGCCTCCGCGATGCGCCCGACGGCGACGTGCACGTCCAGGGCGTCCCGGGTCACCGCCTCGAGCACCGGTGTGATGGTCTCGATCGCCGCGGAGGTCTGCTGCGCCAGGTCCTTGACCTCACCGGCGACGACCGCGAAGCCACGTCCGGCCTCACCCGCGCGCGCCGCCTCGATGGTCGCGTTGAGGGCGAGGAGGTTCGTCTGCGAGGCGATCGTGGTGATCGTCTTGAGCACGGCGGCGATGTGCGACGACGACTCACCCAGGCGGGTCGCAGCGGCAGCGGCCTCGCCCGTGACACCGACCGCCTGTGCGGCCTGGGACGTCGCGGCGTTCACGTCATGGGACACCGACTCGATCGAGGCCCGCATCTGCGTCATCGCGGCCGTCACCGCACCCACCTCGGTGCTGACGACCGAGGCACTGCGGGAGGCCTCGTCGGCACGCTCCGACGACTCCGCCGCGACCTGTTCGAGGGTCCCGCTCGACATCTCGAGCCGGTCGGCGGTGTTCCGCACGGCCACGGCGCCGGCCTGCATCCGGCCCACCGCGTCACGCATGCCTTCGATGGCCTCGCCCAGGGCGTCACCCATGACCCCGATCTCGTCGTGGCCCTCGCCGTGGACCTCGGCGGACAGGTCGCGGGCGGCGACCCGGCGCAGCGCGGCCGTCAACCGTCCGACCCGCCCCACGATGCGCCCGGAGATCACCACGACGACCGCGCCGGCGAGCCCGGCCACGACCAGCCCGGCGAGGATCAGCGTCGTCACCAGGGAGCGCGAGCCGGCGGCGAGCCGGGCCGGAGCGGCCTGCAGCTCGTCGTCCACGCCCCACGCTGCGATCGTCCAGCCCCACGGCCCGTAACGGGTCAGGTAGACGGTCATCTCGCCGGCTGCCAGGGCCACGTCGGCCTCCGCCTGCTCACCGTCCGCGAGGGCTGCGCCGGTGTCGATCAGGCCCTGGGCGTACGGCTGCCCGGCGGCGTCGGTCACCTCGAGCGCTGAGCCCTCGGCGCCGTCCGGCGGTGGGACGACCCACTCCCCGGCGTCGGACATCACAGTGAGGTAGCCCGACCCGCCGACGACGACCTCCGCGATCGCCGCGCGCAGCGGGGCGTCGACGGCTGCCTGCGGCGTCCCGACGAAGATCGCGCCGACGACCTCCCCGTCCTGCACGATCGGCGCGTAGGCCGTGACGTACGGCGTGCCGACCACCTGGGCCGTGCCGTAGAAGGTGTCCCCGGCCAGCAGGGTGGCCACGACGGCGTTGGGCGAGCCGTCCGCCGCCGTCGCGGGGATGTAGGTGCCGATCGCGCGGGTGCCGTCCGCGGTCGGGACGCTCGTCGCGACGCGCAGCATGTCGCCCTCGTCGTTGATGCGCTGGAACACCGTGGCGGCCGAACCGAGCATCCCGGTCACGTCGTCCACCACCGGGGTCGCGACGGCCAGGTCGAGGTTCTGGCCGAGCCACCGGCCGCCGACCAGCATCGTCGGCAGGTCCACCGGCACGGTCTCGCCGGAGACCTGGTTCTTCGCGGTCCAGGCCACGGGCGGACCGAAGGTCAGCGGTCCGGCGAGCTCGAGGACACGCTGAGCGACGTGCAGCTCGGCAGCCATCCGGTCGGTCACGGTCGCGACCTGCGTCGCGACGAGCGCCCTGGACTGCTCGACGGTCGCGTGCATCGAGGCATCGTTGAGCTCGGCGACGTCCTCGCCCGTCCGGTCGGCGAGGCTCGCTGACCGGACACCGCCGATGACCGTGAGCACGACGGCCGTGACGAGCACCGCGCCCGCGCCGGTGGCGACGAGCTGGAGCCGGAGGCTGCTCCGCAGCGAGAACATGGGGGACTCCTCTGGGCGTGACGGACGTGCCGTCGTTCCCCCCTGCACCCGCACCATCGTCGCGGCGGTGCCGACCATGAGCACAACCCCGACAGACCCCCCGGGTGAAGTCCCCGGACCCCCGGGTGGAGTCCCCGGACCCCCGGGTGGAGTCCCCGGACCCCCGGGTGGAGTACCCGGCTCTCCGGCTGCCCGGCTCCCCAGCTCCCCAGCTCCCCGGTCGTCCGGCGTCCGGCCGCCCAGCCGTCCGGGTCAGACCTCGATGCCCTCGAGCATCTCGGTGACCAGGGCTGCGACCGCCGACCGCTCGGACCGCGTGAGCGTCACGTGGGCGAAGAGGGGGTGCCCCTTGAGCGCCTCGATCACGGCCGCGACGCCGTCGTGCCGTCCGACCCTGAGGTTGTCGCGCTGGGCGACGTCGTGGGTGAGCACGACGCGGGAGCCCTGGCCGATCCGGGACAGCACCGTGAGCAGCACGTTGCGCTCGAGGGACTGAGCCTCGTCGACGATCACGAAGGCGTCGTGCAGCGAACGCCCTCGGATGTGCGTCAGGGGCAGCACCTCGAGCATCCCGCGGGCGAGGACCTCCTCGACGACCTCGGGGGCGACGACCGCACCGAGGGTGTCGAACACCGCCTGGGCCCACGGGTTCATCTTCTCCGACTCACCGCCGGGCAGGTACCCCAGCTCCTGGCCACCGACGGCGTACAGCGGCCGGAAGACCATCACCTTGCGGTGCTGCCGACGTTCGAGGACCGCCTCGAGGCCCGCGCACAGGGCCAGGGCCGACTTGCCCGTACCGGCTCGCCCACCCAGGGAGACGATGCCGATCTCGTCGTCGAGCAGCAGGTCGATCGCGATGCGCTGCTCCGCACTGCGACCGTGCAGACCGAAGACGTCCTGGTCGCCGCGGATCAGCTGGACCTGCTTGTCGGCGGTGACCCGCGCGAGCGCCGAGCCGCGTGGCGAGTGCACGACGACGCCGGTGTGGCACAGCAGCGGGCCAGGGTCCTGCCCGGTCAGGTCCACGTCCGCCAGGTCGATGTGCTCGGACTCCCACAGGCTCGCCATCTGCTGCTCGGCGACCTGCAGCTCGGTCATGCCGGTCCAGCCGGAGTCGACCGCGAGCTCGGCCCGATACTCCTCCGCGGCCAGCCCGACGGCGGACGCCTTGACCCGCATGGGCAGGTCCTTGGACACCAGCGTGACGTCGTGCCCCTCGTCCGCAAGGTTCTTGGCGACGGCGAGGATCCTCGTGTCGTTGTCGCCGAGCCGGAAGCCGGCAGGCAGCACCTGCGGGTCGACGTGGTTGAGCTCGACCCGGAGCGTGCCACCGGCATCGCCGACCGGCACCGCCTGGTCCAGCCGCCCGTTGATCACCCGGAGGTCGTCGAGCATGCGCAGGGCCGCGCGGGCGAAGTAGCCGAGCTCGGCGTGGTGACGCTTCCCCTCGAGCTCGGTGATCACCACGACCGGGAGCACCACGGAGTGCTCGGCGAAGCGCAGGATCGCGCGGGGGTCCGACAGGAGGACGGAGGTGTCGAGCACGTAGGTGCGGGCCACGGTGGCTCCCTCCGGCGCGTCAGCGCCGCTCAGGTGGCCCGTCGCCGGCAGACCGCCGGCGCCAGGCGAGACGGGTCCGGTCGACCGGCCGGAGGGCCGGGCACCGGCCCTCCTCCCGGAGCAGCTGCTCCATGGGCTGGCCTTCCCGAGGGACGACGGACGTCGTCCGTTATCGCGGGACGCTACGCCCGGCCACGGCGGCGCCCGGCGCGACACGCGCCAGGAAACCTGATGTTCACGCAGACGGGTGAGACGCGTCGCTGAGGCGTTGGTGGCCCGTTCAGCGACCGAGGCGCGGTGACCCGTTCAGCGACCGAGGCGCCGTTCACGGGCCGCGTAGGCCCGGAGGGCCCGGAGGAAGTCGACGCGGCGGAAGTCCGGCCAGTAGGCCTCGCAGAAGTAGAACTCGCTGTGCGCGCTCTGCCACAGCAGGAATCCGCCGAGGCGCTGCTCGCCCGAGGTCCGGATGACCAGCTCGGGGTCGGGCTGACCCTTCGTGTAGAGGTGCTCGGCGATGTGCTCGACGTCGAAGGACTCGGCGAGCTCCTCGAGCGAGGTCCCGCTGCCGGCGTGCTCACGCAGGATCGAGCGCACGGCGTCGGCGATCTCACGTCGTCCGCCGTAGCCGACGGCGACGTTCACGTGCAGCCCGACCACGCCCGCGGTGCGGTCCTGGGCCACGAGCAGCACGTCGACCGCGCTCTGCGGCAGGAGCTCGAGCGCTCCCATCACCTGCAGGTGCCAGCGCCCGGTCGCGGCCAGGTCGCCGACCGCGTCCTGGATGATGCCGAGCAGCTCGGCGACCTCCTGGGGTGTACGGGAGAGGTTGTCGGTCGAGAGCATCCACAGGGTGACGACCTCGACCCCCACCTCCTCCGACCAGCCGAGCAGCTCATGGATCTTGTCGGCACCTCGACGATGGCCGGTCGACGCGGTGGCACCGAGGCTGCGTGCCCAGCGACGGTTGCCGTCGAGGATCACACCGATGTGACGCGGGACGGCCTCGCGCGGCAAGGACGCAGCGAGACGCCGCTCGTACAGGCCGTAGAGCGGGTGCGGCAGTCGCATCCAGCACTCCTCCGGCTTCGCGTGGGTCGGTCGTGGCTCCGCGCGGCCGTCGAGGCGACGACGGCGTGGCGTCGTCGTCACCGTACAGCCAGCGACGGTGGCGACGGTCGATCTCGGCCCGCAGATGGCTGCCGACCCACCCTCCGGTGGGCTAACCTACGCAAGCGTAAGTTGGCGCGGTGAGAGGAAGTCATGGGAACGGAAGCGTTCGCTGCAGCGGTCAAGCCCCGGCTCCGCGGCTGGATCCACGCCGGTACGGCACCCCTGGTCCTGGCTGCCGCGATCGTGCTCGTCGCGCTGGCCCCGACCACCGCGGGCAAGGCGTCCAACGCGATCTTCGGCCTGAGCGCGATCATGCTCTTCGGCCTGAGCGCGGTGTACCACCGAGGCACCTGGTCACCGAAGGTCGCCGGGGTGCTCCGCCGCCTGGACCACACGAACATCTTCCTGATCATCGCCGGCACGTACACGCCGCTCGCCGTCCTCCTGCTCGACTGGCCGACCAAGCGCAACCTGCTCGTCGTCGTCTGGGCCGGGGCGGCGCTCGGGACCCTCGCCCGGGTGTTCTGGCTCGGCGCACCACGCTGGGTCTACGTGCCGGTCTACGTCGCACTCGGCTCGGTCGCACTCGGGTTCCTGCCTGAGTTCTGGTCGTCCGGCGGCCCGGTGATCGTCTGGCTGATCATCGCGGGCGGCATCGCCTACATCGTCGGCGCCGTCGTCTACGGGACCAAGCGGCCCAACCCCAGCCCGCAGTGGTTCGGCTTCCACGAGATCTTCCACGTGCTGACCGTCGTGGGCTTCTGGTGCCACTACATCGCGGTCAGTATCGCCACGTACTCCGCGACCTGACCGGCACGCGACCTGACCGGCACGCGACCTGACCGGCACGCGACCCGACCGACCCGCGACCCGTCGGCGACCCGCCCCATGCACCACCGCCACGCCGGTGCGAGCCGACCGACCGCTGCGGCCCGGGCGGCGCTCAGGGGTGCGGCCTCAGGGGTGCGGCCACACCGTGTCGACCGGCCCGTCCAGCGGGACGACGCCGTACCGCCGGTTGGCGAGCGAGGGGTTGCGCTCGCGGACCGCCGCGACCCACGCCGGATCGAGCTCAGCCACCGCCGGTGACGGGCCGCTGCTCTCGGCCAGCACCTGGCCCAGCGGGTCGACGACCAGCGAGTCCCCCACGACGCCGGCGCCCTGCTGGGCCGCGCCGAGCACGTAGGCCGTGTTCTCGATCGCGCGGGCACGCAGCAGGGTGCGCCAGTGGTCGGCCTTGTGCTCGCCGGCCGCCCACGCGGCGGGCACGACGAGCACAGTCGCGCCGCCGTCGACCAGCCGGCGTGCCGACTCCGGGAACCGCAGGTCGTAGCAGGTCATCACACCGACGTGCAGATCCCCGACCGTCACGACGACCGGCGGGACGTCCGCCGGCCCCGCCTCGAGGCGGTCGGACTCGCGCCGCCCGAAGGCGTCGTACAGGTGCACCTTGCGGTACAGCCCGGCCAGACCGTCCGGGCCCACGACGACCACGGCGTTCACCGCGCGGTCCGCGCGGTTGCCCGGCAGCAGCGTCCCGGCCACCACGACCACCCCGGTGGACCGCGTGACGTCCTGCAGTGCGGTGACGAACGGACCGTCGACCGGCTCGGCATGGTCCGGGCCGGGGCCGCGCGGATCGAATCGTGCGGCGTACTCGGGCAGCACCACGAGGGACGCGCCGTCGTCGGCGGCACCACGGACGGCCGCGACGGCCAGCGCCCGGTTGCCTGCCGGATCGAGGCCGGTGGTCTGCGCCGCGACGTGGACGCGCACCGTCATGCCCCCGGCGCGTCGTGGCTGCCGGGCAGCGCGTCGGTCGGCAGGTCGTTGGTCGGCAGGTCGTTCGTCGGCAGGTCGTCGGTCGATGCCTCGCGTCGTGCCCGGTGCTCGACGCCTCGCAGCTTGGACGTCATCGAACGGAAGAGCGGGATGCAGGCGAGCACCACGGCGAAGATGACCAGGAAGCCGAGCACCCCGGGCGACACGTCCTCCGGGTCGACGCCTTCGCGCAGGGTCGGCTCGTCGGGGTCCGCCGCCGTGGTGGCCGTCCAGCCGGCGGCGAGGCCGTGCTCGGCGAGGCCGTGCTCAGCGACGTGCTCAAGGCTCCACCCGACGCCGTGCAGGCTGAGGGTGTCCAGCGCTGCCGCGCTCATCGGAAGTCCTCCGGGTGGATGCCGGCGAAGAGGTCGTCCTCCGGCAGGGTCACCGGGACCCGTGACTCCGCGAGCTCGAACTCCTCGACCGGCCAGACGTCGATCTCGAGCTCACGGGGGATCGCGAAGAAGAAGCCGTCGGGGTCGATCTGGGTGGCATGTGCCACGAGTGCGGCGTCCCGGGCGGGGAAGTACTCCGAACAGGCGATCCGGGTGGTCACCTCGCGTGCCGGGATCTCCCGCATGGCACGCGACGAGACCCAGTCACCGAACGGCGACTCGAGCCCGGCGGCCACGACCGCCTCGTGCACGGTCTGGATCCGGTGCAGCGAGAAGTCGTGGTTGTAGTAGAGCTTGAGCGGCGCCCACGGCTCGCCACGTCCGCGGTAGTGCTCCGCGGCGGCCGCAGCATGAAAGGCCTCGAACGCCACGTTGTGGCACATGATGTGGTCGGGGTGCGGGTAGCCCCCGGTCGGGTCATAGGTCGTGATCACGTGCGGACGGAAGCTGCGCACGAGCTCGACGAGCGGCGCGGCGGCCTCCTCGAGCGGCACCCGCGCGAAGCACCCCTCGGGCAGCGGCGGCAGCGGGTCGCCCTCCGGCAGACCCGAGTCGACGAAGCCCAGCCAGTGCTGGCGGACACCGAGGGCGTTCGCGGCCGCAGCCATCTCGGCCTGGCGGACCAGCGCCATCTCCGCCGGGGACCCGTGGGCACCGGCGTAGCGCGGGTTCAGGATGCTGCCGCGCTCGCCGCCCGTGCAGGTCACGACCAGGACGTCGACGCCCTCGGCCGCGTACCGCGCTGTGGTCGCCGCACCCTTGCTCGACTCGTCGTCGGGATGGGCATGCACGGCCATCAGGCGCAACCCGCTGCGCCGGCCCCTCGTCTGCAGGGTCTCGCCCACCGACATCCTCCTCGTGTCCGGCCCGATCCGGTCCTCGGGTGCAGTGCACCGCCCGGAACGCGCACCGTTCGACGCGCACCGGCGACAATGGTCTCGCACCCGGGGGCAGGGTCGCACTGTACGCACCCGGCCCGACACCGCACAGACCCGCGAGGAGCACCGATGAGCGCGCCGACGCCGACGAGTCCCCCGGCGGGCCGGTACGGACCCGAGCCGGACGCCGCTGTGCGACGACGTCGCGTCGTCCTGCTGTGGGCGCTCGGCGCCGGCGGACTGGCTCTCGCGGTGTGGCTGGGCATCGGCGTCGGCGACACGCCGGTCGCCTGGCAGGACGTCGGATTCACCCTGCACGGCGCCGAGCGGGTCGAGGTCGACTTCGACGTCATCCGCACCGACCCCGCGGTACCGGCCCGGTGCACGCTCCAGGCGCTCAACGAGCAGTACGCCCAGGTGGGCGTGCTCACGGTGGACGTCCCGCCGGGCACCGAACGCGTCGTCCGGTTGAGCAGCACCGTCGCGACGTCGGAGGCCGCGGTGACCGGGATCGTCGAGTCGTGCTGGGCGGCGGTGGACTGAGCCGTCCCGTCGGTCGTCGCGACGGGTGATCTCTCGGCTGACGGCGGGGTTGCGGCCATACCTGGCCGACCCTTTGCTATCCTGGTCGTTTCCACGCCGTGACGGCCGCCTCCCGACATGCCTCTGGCATGCTCAGCTGCGGCAGGGTCGGCACAGCGACGTGCCCCACCGGGCCGACGCACGCAGGCGTGACATCCCCTGGGACATCAGGTCCCACTGCACATCACGTCCCACTGCACTGCGCCGACCGGCCATCAGCAGGACGACGAGGAGCTCGGAAGGAGCGACCGTGACCGACACCACGACTGTCACCTGGCTGACCCAGGAGGCGCACGACCGCCTGAGCGCCGAGCTCGCCCACCTGACCGGTGTTGCGCGCGCGGAGATCACCGACAAGATCGATGACGCCCGTTCCGAGGGCGACCTCAAGGAGAACGGCGGCTACCACGCGGCCCGCGAGGAGCAGGCGAAGCAGGAGGCCCGCATCCGCCAGCTGCAGGAGCTGCTGCGCACCGCCGTGGTCGGCGAGGCCCCGCCGGACGACGGCGTGGTCGAGCCCGGCATGGTCGTGACCGCGACCGTCGGCGGGGACAAGATGGTCTTCCTGGTCGGCTCGCGCGAGGTCGGGGAGGGTACCGGGATGGACGTCTACAGCGACCGGTCACCCCTCGGCGCCGCGATCATCGGTCGCTCACGCGGCGAGGAGACGTCCTACACCGCGCCGAACGGCACCGAGATCGCGGTCGTCATCCACGACGCGACGCCTTTCCGGCTCTGATCACCGGCGCCCGGGGCGCCGAGGACCCTGCGCGACAGCCCGGCCGGGCGACCGGCCGGGCTGTCGTGCGCCTGGCGACGCCGTCGTGCACTGGCGACACGCCCAGCCGCTCAGCCCTCGATGACGCGGTAGCCGGCGTCGCGCAGGTGCGCGAGGACCTGCGCGCAGTGGGTCGGACCGCGCGTCTCGACCAGTACGCCGATCTCCACCTCGTCGACGTTCAGGTCGGTCCCGGTCCAGGTGTGGCCGACGTGCATCACGTTGCCGCCGGTGGCGGCGAGGGCGGCGAGCAGGGCCGCGAGCGCGCCGGGCCGGTCGTCGATCCGGACCCGCAGCTGCAGGTAGCGGCCCGCCGACGCGAGCCCGTGCCGCACCACCCGGAGCAGGACGATCGGGTCGATGTTGCCACCGGACAGGATCACGACGACGGGTGCGGCGACCGGCTCACCACCGGCGAGCAGCACCGCGACGCCGGCCGCCCCGGAGGGCTCGACCAGCATCTTGGCGCGCTCGGCGACCAGCAGCAGCGCGCGCGACAGGTCCTCCTCCGAGACCGTCCTGACCGGTACGTGGTGTGCGTGCAGCAGGCTGAACGGGACGTCACCCGGTCGCCCGACGGCGATGCCGTCGGCCATGGTGCTCATCGAGGCGACCGGGATCGGGTGGCCGGCGGCGAGGGATGCGGGGTATGCCGCGGCACCTGCGGCCTGCACCCCGATCACCTGGACCTCGGGGTGGTCGTCGCCGAGGGCCGCGACGACTCCCGCTGCCAGCCCACCACCACCGACCGGGACGATGATCGTGCGGACGTCCGGCACCTGGTCGAGGATCTCGAGGGCGATCGTGCCCTGACCCGCGACCACGTCGCGATGGTCGAACGGGTGGATGAGCACCGCTCCGGTGCGCTCGGCGTGCTCGCGCGCGGCGACCAGCGCCTCGTCGACGGTGGTGCCGACGTGCACGACCTGCGCCCCGTACTCCCGGGTCGCGGCGACCTTCGGCAGGGCCGCCCCCTGCGGCATGTACACCGTGGCCTGCAGGCCGAGCAGGCGCGCGGCGAGAGCGACGCCCTGAGCGTGATTGCCTGCGCTGGCCGCGACGACGCCGCGGGTCTTCTCCTCGGCGCTCAGCCGCGACATCCGGACGTAGGCGCCCCGGATCTTGAACGAGCCGGCGCGCTGCAGGTTCTCGCACTTGAGCAGGACCGGTCCGCCCGCGAGCGCGGACAGCGCCCGGCTGGTCTCGACCGGTGTGCGCAGCGCGACGCCCTCGAGCACGCGGGCCGCCGCCGCGACGTCGGCCGGGCCGACCGCTTCGGTGCGCACGGCCGGATCGGTGCTCACTGCTGGCCCGCAGGCGCGGCACCCGCCGGCTCGGCACCCGCCGGCTCGGCACCCGCCGGCTCGGCACCCGACGGCTCGGCACCCGACGTCGGCGGTTCGACCCGTCGGCCGTCGAGCTGTCGTAACCGGGCGAGGAGAGCCTCCGGAGCCAGACCGAGCGACGGGAACTTGTCGCGGCCGTGCAGGTAGAGCACGACGGTGTTGAGGGTCGCGACGAACGGCACGGCGAACAGGGCCCCGACGATGCCGGCCCCGAGCGACCCGGCCGCGACCGACAGCAGCACCGCCACCGGGTGCAGGGACACGGCATGACCGAGCAGGAGAGGCTGGAGCACGTGACTCTCGATCTGCTGCACGGCCAGGACGATCGCGAGCATGATCAGCGCCGAGACGCCGCCCTGGTCGACGAGTGCGACGAGCACCGCGATCGAACCGGTCGCGATCGCACCGACGAACGGGATGAACGACGCGAGGAAGACCAGGACACCGAGCGGCAGCGCGAGCGGGATGCCGAGGATCGCTGCCCCGACGCCGATGCCGACGGCGTCGATCAGGGCGACCAGGATCTGGATCCGGGTGAAGGCACCGAGCGTGACCACACCGCGGCGGGACGCCTCGTAAGCGCGCATCCGGACCGGGGCCGGCAGCAGGCGGATCAACCAGGCCCAGATCGTCGCGCCGTCCTTGAGGAAGAAGAGCAGGCAGAAGA from Cellulomonas sp. KRMCY2 includes:
- a CDS encoding protease inhibitor I42 family protein, giving the protein MRRAVVLIAPLLLVIAGTAGCSDGSDGRTVTVDFAAQAVALEVGDLLVVDLGTVNASVGDGWDLVVEADPAVLGAAEVRSEYLGDEGEVGGPSTLAYAFEAVGPGTTTIELQYAYRGSTAEADTGRVDPAHTSLRVTVG
- a CDS encoding PhoH family protein; amino-acid sequence: MPATGHLSGADAPEGATVARTYVLDTSVLLSDPRAILRFAEHSVVLPVVVITELEGKRHHAELGYFARAALRMLDDLRVINGRLDQAVPVGDAGGTLRVELNHVDPQVLPAGFRLGDNDTRILAVAKNLADEGHDVTLVSKDLPMRVKASAVGLAAEEYRAELAVDSGWTGMTELQVAEQQMASLWESEHIDLADVDLTGQDPGPLLCHTGVVVHSPRGSALARVTADKQVQLIRGDQDVFGLHGRSAEQRIAIDLLLDDEIGIVSLGGRAGTGKSALALCAGLEAVLERRQHRKVMVFRPLYAVGGQELGYLPGGESEKMNPWAQAVFDTLGAVVAPEVVEEVLARGMLEVLPLTHIRGRSLHDAFVIVDEAQSLERNVLLTVLSRIGQGSRVVLTHDVAQRDNLRVGRHDGVAAVIEALKGHPLFAHVTLTRSERSAVAALVTEMLEGIEV
- a CDS encoding aspartate ammonia-lyase — its product is MTDDATTPAPAAPTAVAAPTAAAAPAGFRIEHDTMGDVLVPVDALYRAQTQRAVENFPISGTRLERSHIEALARIKKAAALANAALGVLPDDVARAIAAAADEVAGGAHDAQFPVDIYQTGSGTSSNMNANEVIATLATRHLGRPVHPNDHVNASQSSNDVFPTSVHVAATAGIVRDLVPALQHLATTLEAKASEFSGVVKSGRTHLMDATPVTLGQEFGGYAAAVRYGVERLIATLPRAAEVPLGGTAVGTGINTPAGFPHRVIELLRADTGLPLREARDHFEAQGARDGLVELSGALRTIAVSLTKICNDLRWMGSGPNTGLGEISLPDLQPGSSIMPGKVNPVIPEAVLMVAARVVGNDATVAWAGASGSFELNVQIPVIAQGVLESIRLLANASRLLADRTVEGIVANVERARAYAESSPSIVTPLNRVIGYEAAATVAKHAVAHGVTVRQAVVDLGFVQRGEVSEAQLDEALDVLSMTRPPRV
- a CDS encoding methyl-accepting chemotaxis protein encodes the protein MFSLRSSLRLQLVATGAGAVLVTAVVLTVIGGVRSASLADRTGEDVAELNDASMHATVEQSRALVATQVATVTDRMAAELHVAQRVLELAGPLTFGPPVAWTAKNQVSGETVPVDLPTMLVGGRWLGQNLDLAVATPVVDDVTGMLGSAATVFQRINDEGDMLRVATSVPTADGTRAIGTYIPATAADGSPNAVVATLLAGDTFYGTAQVVGTPYVTAYAPIVQDGEVVGAIFVGTPQAAVDAPLRAAIAEVVVGGSGYLTVMSDAGEWVVPPPDGAEGSALEVTDAAGQPYAQGLIDTGAALADGEQAEADVALAAGEMTVYLTRYGPWGWTIAAWGVDDELQAAPARLAAGSRSLVTTLILAGLVVAGLAGAVVVVISGRIVGRVGRLTAALRRVAARDLSAEVHGEGHDEIGVMGDALGEAIEGMRDAVGRMQAGAVAVRNTADRLEMSSGTLEQVAAESSERADEASRSASVVSTEVGAVTAAMTQMRASIESVSHDVNAATSQAAQAVGVTGEAAAAATRLGESSSHIAAVLKTITTIASQTNLLALNATIEAARAGEAGRGFAVVAGEVKDLAQQTSAAIETITPVLEAVTRDALDVHVAVGRIAEAITTVDEHQSSMAAIVEEQATTTSEVERNLLVAAGSSTDIAGAVSEVARTAALTRSGSLEVGQAVFALAGVASELSAGVAEFVLVDA
- a CDS encoding carbonic anhydrase, which produces MPNRPTPAQAWSALIEGNARFVRGEMEHPSQGVDHRAELSTEQNPFAVVFGCSDSRVAAEIIFDQGLGDLFVVRTAGHVVDTTVIGSIEYGVNILNAPLVIVLGHDSCGAVGAAAEALTTGRMPAGFVRAIVDRVIPSIVHLPRQAGADSADSADRADNADSADSAGGDPVDAGRPMLVPTAEILGREHVRHTVRMLQSYSAGLSDAVAQGRCAIVGLEYTLADGRVRLVESSGPLAL